Proteins from one Haliaeetus albicilla chromosome 4, bHalAlb1.1, whole genome shotgun sequence genomic window:
- the DFFA gene encoding DNA fragmentation factor subunit alpha, whose translation MAAPLKRCLVRRRDGREQHGLAASCLRELRDKASGVLAIDKAREPVTLVLAEDGTIVDDEDYFLCLPSNTKFVALAKNEKWSSKSLDSGTTWLSESVDEVDSATEKWKQLARQLKDDLSNIILMSEEDLQVLIDVPRSDLAEELAQSQTKIQVLQDTLQQVLDRREEERQSRQLLELYLEALKNEDSILSKVAESETVPRREMDVVDTGTSSTGTSAKTALSDQILAALKEKPAPELCLDSQDLELVLKEDTQALASALRWDKQKAEALQQACDQELSKRLQQVQTLHSLRSTSKGKKTLPWGDWPSSKRKK comes from the exons ATGGCGGCTCCGCTGAAGCGCTGCCTGGTGCGGCGGAGGGACGGGCGGGAGCAGCACGGCCTCGCCGCCTCCTGCCTGCGGGAGCTGCGCGACaagg ctaGTGGCGTTCTGGCCATTGACAAGGCCAGGGAGCCCGTCACCTTAGTACTGGCAGAAGATGGCACCATTGTGGATGATGAAGATTACTTTTTGTGTTTGCCATCTAATACCAAGTTTGTGGCACTGGCCAAGAATGAGAAATGGTCCAGCAAAAGCTTAG ACAGTGGAACAACCTGGCTCTCGGAGTCTGTGGATGAAGTGGACAGTGCTACAGAGAAGTGGAAGCAGCTGGCCAGGCAACTGAAGGATGACCTGTCTAATATCATCTTGATGTCTGAAGAAGACCTCCAG GTGCTTATTGACGTACCACGTTCAGACCTGGCAGAAGAACTTGCCCAAAGTCAAACCAAAATCCAAGTATTGCAGGACACCCTGCAGCAGGTGCTGGACAGACGAGAAGAAGAACGCCAGTCAAGACAGCTCCTGGAACTCTACCTAGAAGCCTTGAAAAATGAAGACAGTATCTTAAGTAAAGTAGCAG AATCTGAGACTGTACCAAGAAGGGAGATGGATGTGGTTGACACAGGCACCAGCAGTACAGGCACTTCAGCCAAAACAGCACTCAGTGACCAGATCCTTGCTGCTCTGAAAGAGAAACCTGCTCCAGAGCTCTGCTTGGACAGTCAAGATCTAGAG CTGGTCTTGAAAGAAGACACACAAGCCCTGGCCTCGGCTCTGAGATGGGACAAGCAGAAAGCTGAAGCTCTGCAGCAAGCCTGTGATCAGGAGCTTTCCAAGCGTCTACAGCAAGTGCAGACTTTGCATTCCCTAAGGAGCACATCAAAGGGCAAGAAAACGCTACCCTGGGGAGACTGGCCTAGTTCAAAACGCAAAAAATAA